The following proteins come from a genomic window of Proteiniphilum propionicum:
- a CDS encoding tyrosine-type recombinase/integrase, which yields MFSQVGKTSVLPIISYTPPQLYTGKDWYVGFYAYDPSQNKMRRKRIKLNFIKKTGERRKYAGELIKRLNTQLVNGWNPWIEADNSRAYHTLESVFEHYRRYLDKMFADDIYRKDTYDTYISYLKNVESWNNNRSNKAVYIYQFDQSFVRMMLEHIYLERESKPQTRDNYLRWMKVFSSWLIQNQYLKVRPTDGFISYGKKSIKKSRSAIPDADMKRIKIHVEKTNKHYLLACYMLYYCFVRPKEIGQIKISHISLKRQTLFIPDVNSKNKKDGTLTLPAKVIRLMLELNIFKYPSGYFLFSNNFMPGKEQRSEKQFRDFWFHHVRKKLDLPASYKFYSLKDTGITAMLRTQPSITVRDQARHSSLLMTDKYTPHDIQEANELIKNHETYF from the coding sequence ATGTTTAGCCAAGTAGGGAAAACATCCGTATTGCCCATTATTTCGTACACACCGCCACAATTATATACCGGCAAAGACTGGTATGTGGGTTTTTATGCTTATGATCCGTCGCAAAATAAAATGCGTAGAAAAAGGATCAAACTAAATTTCATTAAAAAAACTGGTGAGCGCAGAAAATATGCCGGGGAACTAATTAAAAGGCTTAACACTCAGCTTGTGAACGGCTGGAATCCATGGATTGAGGCTGACAACAGTAGAGCATACCATACTCTTGAAAGTGTATTTGAACATTACAGACGTTATTTAGATAAAATGTTTGCAGATGATATCTATAGAAAAGACACTTATGACACATACATTTCTTATCTAAAAAATGTTGAATCATGGAATAACAACCGTTCAAACAAAGCTGTATATATCTATCAGTTTGACCAATCATTCGTTAGAATGATGCTTGAACATATTTATCTTGAAAGAGAAAGTAAGCCGCAAACCAGAGATAACTATCTAAGATGGATGAAAGTTTTTTCTTCCTGGTTAATTCAAAATCAATATTTAAAAGTAAGACCAACAGATGGTTTTATAAGTTATGGTAAAAAGTCTATAAAAAAGAGCAGAAGTGCAATACCTGATGCTGACATGAAGAGGATAAAAATACATGTTGAAAAAACAAATAAACACTACCTGCTAGCATGCTACATGTTGTATTACTGTTTTGTAAGACCAAAAGAAATTGGACAAATTAAGATATCACATATTTCACTTAAAAGACAGACTCTTTTTATTCCTGACGTGAATTCAAAAAATAAAAAAGATGGCACCCTAACATTGCCGGCAAAGGTTATAAGATTGATGCTAGAACTTAATATATTCAAATATCCAAGTGGTTATTTTTTATTTTCAAATAATTTTATGCCTGGGAAAGAACAAAGAAGTGAAAAACAATTTAGAGACTTTTGGTTTCACCACGTTAGAAAAAAACTGGATCTTCCTGCTTCCTATAAGTTTTATTCATTAAAAGATACCGGTATTACTGCCATGTTGAGAACTCAACCATCTATTACAGTTAGAGATCAGGCCAGACACTCATCTCTTCTCATGACAGATAAATACACTCCACATGATATTCAAGAGGCCAACGAGTTAATAAAAAACCACGAGACATATTTCTGA
- the lpxD gene encoding UDP-3-O-(3-hydroxymyristoyl)glucosamine N-acyltransferase, which yields MAFTAKQIADFLKGEIVGNPDVKVSGFSKIEEGKAGTITFLGNPKYTQYIYETGADIVLVNNDFVQEGVIKATLIRVSNAYTALASLMELVNNHTPQKSGADDICFISSTATLGENVYVGSFAYIGDNAQIGENSKIYPQSYVGENVKIGNNCILYPGVKIYHNCVIGDNCILHSGAVIGADGFGFSKEDDVYHKIPQMGNVIIEDNVEVGANTTVDRAVIGSTVIRKGVKLDNLIQIAHNCEIGENTAMAAQVGIAGSTKIGENSVFGGQVGIGGHITIGKNCKIGAQSGIISNTKEGSEILGSPAIPVKNFFKSSIIISKLPEMYRQLNSMEKEIAELKNKLCTDD from the coding sequence ATGGCATTTACAGCAAAACAAATAGCCGATTTTCTTAAAGGAGAAATTGTCGGTAATCCGGATGTAAAAGTATCCGGTTTTTCAAAGATAGAAGAGGGTAAAGCAGGGACAATAACTTTTCTGGGTAACCCCAAATATACTCAATATATTTACGAGACCGGTGCCGATATCGTACTTGTAAACAACGATTTTGTACAGGAAGGTGTTATAAAGGCAACCCTGATAAGAGTGTCTAACGCCTATACCGCCCTGGCATCGCTGATGGAGTTGGTTAACAATCATACCCCACAGAAGAGTGGAGCGGACGATATCTGTTTTATCTCATCTACAGCTACACTTGGCGAAAATGTTTATGTAGGAAGTTTTGCTTATATTGGAGACAATGCTCAGATAGGTGAGAACAGTAAGATTTACCCGCAATCGTATGTGGGAGAGAATGTAAAGATAGGAAATAACTGTATTCTCTATCCCGGAGTGAAAATTTATCACAATTGTGTAATAGGGGATAACTGCATACTGCATTCAGGAGCAGTGATAGGAGCAGATGGTTTCGGTTTCAGCAAAGAAGATGATGTGTATCATAAAATTCCACAGATGGGCAATGTGATTATTGAAGATAATGTGGAGGTGGGTGCCAATACCACTGTTGACCGTGCTGTGATTGGTTCAACAGTAATACGTAAGGGTGTAAAACTCGACAACCTTATACAGATAGCTCATAATTGCGAGATAGGCGAAAACACCGCAATGGCAGCCCAGGTTGGAATAGCAGGCTCAACCAAGATAGGTGAAAACAGTGTGTTTGGCGGACAAGTAGGAATTGGCGGGCATATTACCATTGGGAAAAATTGTAAGATAGGCGCTCAATCAGGTATTATCAGTAATACAAAAGAGGGATCTGAAATATTAGGATCCCCCGCTATTCCAGTGAAAAACTTCTTTAAATCGAGTATTATTATTTCTAAACTTCCTGAAATGTACAGGCAGTTGAATTCAATGGAGAAAGAGATCGCAGAGCTTAAAAATAAGCTATGTACCGACGATTAA
- a CDS encoding bifunctional UDP-3-O-[3-hydroxymyristoyl] N-acetylglucosamine deacetylase/3-hydroxyacyl-ACP dehydratase, which yields MKQNTLKDNFTLRGTGLHTGLEIEVTFKPAPVDHGYKIKRIDLEDQPVIEALAENVVNTQRGTVVGKGDVVVSTIEHGLAALYASGIDNCLIEVNASEFPILDGSAAEYVRAILATGIQEQEKEKDYYIVRNKIEVSDPETGSKLTLLPDDAFCVNSFIEFDSYYIPNQSATMDSVTDFGTEIAPARTFVFVREIQKLRQSGLIKGGNLDNAIVIYERKLSQNELDEIADELNVPRHNAEELGYLNNRELAFPNEPARHKLLDIIGDIALIGKPIKGRLIAIRPGHKINNHLARLIRKDIKLNEVQPPVYDVTAEPVMDNNRIRELLPHRYPFLMVDKIIQMTDNYIVGVKNITTNEPFFMGHFPQEPVMPGVLQIEAMAQTGGLLVLGRLDEPERYSTYFLKIDNVKFRHKVVPGDTLIFRVELTSELRRGIATMRGLAFIGDKVISEADFTAQIIKNK from the coding sequence GTGAAACAGAATACATTAAAAGATAACTTCACCCTACGTGGAACCGGACTCCACACGGGACTAGAAATTGAGGTAACCTTTAAACCCGCCCCGGTAGATCACGGATATAAGATAAAAAGAATTGATCTAGAAGATCAGCCTGTGATTGAAGCATTGGCAGAAAATGTGGTTAATACCCAACGAGGAACCGTTGTAGGTAAAGGGGACGTAGTCGTTAGCACGATAGAGCACGGACTTGCAGCACTATATGCATCCGGAATTGATAATTGCCTTATAGAAGTCAATGCTTCAGAGTTCCCTATTCTTGACGGAAGTGCTGCCGAATATGTCAGAGCCATACTTGCTACGGGTATTCAGGAGCAAGAAAAGGAGAAGGATTATTATATTGTACGCAATAAAATAGAGGTGTCTGACCCCGAAACCGGATCAAAACTGACATTGTTGCCGGACGATGCTTTCTGTGTCAATTCATTTATTGAATTTGATTCATACTATATTCCAAATCAGTCCGCTACAATGGACTCTGTTACCGATTTTGGAACAGAGATAGCCCCGGCGCGCACGTTTGTTTTTGTTCGTGAGATACAAAAACTAAGGCAGTCAGGGCTTATTAAGGGGGGAAACCTGGATAATGCAATTGTGATCTATGAGAGGAAATTGTCGCAGAATGAACTTGATGAGATTGCAGATGAGTTGAATGTGCCACGCCACAATGCAGAAGAACTTGGATATCTTAACAATCGTGAACTTGCTTTTCCGAATGAACCTGCCCGTCACAAGCTTCTTGATATCATCGGGGATATAGCACTTATTGGAAAGCCTATTAAAGGAAGGCTTATCGCCATCAGGCCCGGACACAAGATCAACAATCATCTGGCAAGGCTTATTCGTAAAGATATTAAACTAAATGAAGTTCAGCCTCCCGTTTATGATGTAACTGCAGAGCCAGTGATGGACAATAACCGTATCCGCGAATTGCTGCCGCACCGTTATCCATTTCTTATGGTGGACAAGATTATACAGATGACCGACAATTATATTGTAGGGGTTAAGAACATTACGACCAATGAACCCTTTTTTATGGGCCATTTTCCTCAGGAGCCTGTTATGCCAGGTGTCTTGCAGATTGAGGCGATGGCTCAAACAGGTGGCTTGCTGGTCCTTGGGAGGTTAGATGAGCCGGAAAGATATTCTACATATTTTCTGAAGATTGATAACGTGAAATTCCGACATAAAGTGGTTCCTGGTGATACCCTAATTTTCAGGGTAGAACTTACAAGTGAGTTACGTCGGGGAATTGCCACGATGCGAGGATTGGCATTTATAGGAGACAAAGTAATCTCTGAAGCCGATTTTACTGCGCAAATAATTAAAAATAAATAA
- the lpxA gene encoding acyl-ACP--UDP-N-acetylglucosamine O-acyltransferase: MNSVSSLAFVHPEAVLGDNVVVEPFAYVDRNTEIGDGSRVMTHATVLSGARIGKDCTIFPHATISGIPQDLKFQGEETTAIIGDNTTIRECATVNRGTASKGFTKVGNDCLIMAYSHVAHDCVINDSVILGNSTQLAGEVEIDDFAIVSGGTLIHQFSRIGAHVMIQGGSKIPKDIPPYVMVGREPIIFVGLNVVGLRRRGFTSERINSIQEVYRYLYQSGYNITQAVERIEKELPQSDDLSLILDFIRLSNRGIVRGNMEG; this comes from the coding sequence ATGAACAGTGTTTCATCTTTGGCCTTTGTACATCCTGAGGCCGTACTGGGAGATAATGTGGTTGTAGAACCGTTTGCTTATGTCGATCGGAATACTGAAATAGGAGATGGTAGCCGGGTGATGACCCATGCGACAGTCCTGAGCGGAGCCCGTATCGGAAAAGACTGTACAATTTTTCCACATGCTACTATTTCAGGCATTCCTCAAGATCTGAAGTTTCAGGGTGAAGAAACAACAGCAATTATCGGGGATAATACTACAATTCGCGAATGTGCAACAGTGAACAGAGGTACTGCTTCAAAAGGATTTACAAAAGTCGGCAACGATTGTCTTATTATGGCTTACAGTCATGTGGCTCACGACTGTGTAATTAATGACAGCGTGATATTGGGTAACTCAACGCAACTAGCAGGTGAAGTAGAGATTGACGATTTTGCCATTGTCAGCGGCGGTACCCTGATACATCAGTTTTCTCGTATTGGAGCCCATGTTATGATTCAGGGAGGATCGAAGATCCCGAAAGATATCCCTCCATATGTAATGGTTGGACGGGAACCGATAATTTTTGTTGGACTCAACGTTGTAGGACTTCGCCGTAGAGGGTTTACCAGCGAACGCATTAATTCAATACAGGAGGTGTACCGTTATCTGTACCAGTCGGGTTATAACATCACACAGGCAGTGGAGAGAATTGAAAAAGAGCTGCCGCAAAGTGACGACCTCAGCCTGATACTCGATTTCATCCGCTTATCGAATCGCGGTATTGTACGCGGCAACATGGAAGGGTAG
- a CDS encoding agmatine deiminase family protein has translation MAGIVFPAEWSHQSGVQITWPHHGTDWVDILDEVTACYITLSKEILKREKLLIVAREGYEILKHFTENERKNIIMAEIDSNDTWARDHGAISVFIDNKPMLLDFGFNAWGLKFAADKDNLITGRLFDKGVFKAQTGYKSMLDFILEGGSIESDGAGTILTTSACLLAPNRNQPMSQEEIEKYLKRSLGAERVLWLQHGYLAGDDTDSHIDTLARFCNEDTIAYVKCYDVNDEHFSELRAMEDELKSHVTMDGQPYRLIDLPMADPVFDNGCRLPATYANFLIINGAVLLPFYGTEKDEIAKKQLQKAFPGREITGIDCMPLIKQHGSLHCITMQLPEGFI, from the coding sequence ATGGCAGGTATTGTTTTCCCTGCCGAATGGAGTCATCAGAGCGGTGTGCAGATAACATGGCCTCATCACGGTACCGACTGGGTTGATATACTGGATGAGGTTACAGCTTGTTACATAACCCTGTCGAAAGAGATTCTTAAGAGGGAGAAACTGCTTATCGTTGCTAGGGAAGGCTATGAAATATTGAAACATTTCACCGAGAATGAGCGAAAAAATATTATCATGGCCGAAATAGATAGCAACGATACATGGGCGCGCGACCATGGGGCCATATCTGTTTTTATCGATAATAAACCCATGCTGTTGGATTTTGGATTCAATGCCTGGGGGTTGAAATTTGCAGCCGACAAAGACAACCTTATCACAGGGAGATTGTTTGACAAGGGGGTTTTCAAAGCTCAAACCGGTTATAAGAGCATGTTGGATTTTATCCTTGAAGGGGGATCAATTGAATCTGACGGTGCAGGAACAATACTTACTACCAGTGCGTGTCTTTTGGCTCCCAACCGCAATCAGCCGATGAGTCAGGAGGAAATTGAAAAATATTTGAAGAGGTCATTGGGCGCAGAGCGTGTACTCTGGTTACAACACGGATACCTCGCAGGTGATGATACTGATAGCCATATTGATACGCTTGCACGCTTCTGTAACGAAGATACAATAGCTTACGTGAAGTGTTACGATGTAAACGATGAACATTTCAGCGAGTTGAGGGCGATGGAGGATGAACTGAAGTCACATGTTACCATGGACGGGCAACCCTACAGGCTTATAGATTTGCCGATGGCGGATCCGGTGTTCGATAATGGTTGCCGGCTTCCCGCAACATATGCCAATTTTTTGATTATAAACGGTGCGGTTTTACTTCCATTTTACGGAACAGAAAAAGATGAAATTGCGAAAAAGCAACTTCAGAAAGCTTTTCCCGGCAGAGAGATTACCGGTATCGATTGCATGCCTTTAATTAAACAACATGGTTCATTGCACTGCATAACCATGCAATTACCCGAGGGCTTCATTTAA
- a CDS encoding carbon-nitrogen hydrolase: MKVGVIQQANSAGRDENISRLQQKIRQLASEGAELIVMQELHNGLYFCQTEDTDVFDQAETIPGPSTSLFGQLAKELRVVIVLSLFEKRAAGLYHNTAVVIEKDGTIVGKYRKMHIPDDPAYYEKFYFTPGDLGFHPIDTSAGRLGVLVCWDQWYPEAARLMALEGAEILIFPTAIGWESTDTDDEKQRQQDAWITLQRGHAIANGLPVVSVNRTGFEPDPSGVTKGIQFWGNSFVCGPQGELLYRAPDNEEATQIIEINKSRTESVRRWWPFFRDRRIDEYGGLIRRWID; encoded by the coding sequence ATGAAAGTAGGAGTAATACAACAAGCCAACAGTGCAGGCAGGGATGAGAACATCTCCAGATTACAGCAAAAAATTAGACAGCTGGCCAGTGAAGGGGCAGAACTGATTGTAATGCAGGAACTGCATAATGGGCTTTATTTTTGTCAAACCGAGGATACTGATGTTTTTGACCAGGCGGAAACAATACCCGGGCCTTCTACCAGTCTGTTCGGGCAGCTGGCTAAAGAGCTTAGGGTAGTGATCGTACTTTCCCTTTTCGAGAAACGTGCTGCAGGATTGTATCATAACACGGCTGTAGTCATAGAGAAAGATGGAACAATTGTGGGAAAATACCGAAAAATGCATATTCCAGATGATCCGGCATATTACGAAAAATTTTACTTTACGCCCGGGGATCTTGGTTTTCACCCCATTGATACATCAGCAGGTAGGCTGGGTGTTTTGGTGTGCTGGGACCAATGGTATCCCGAAGCAGCCCGGCTTATGGCTCTTGAAGGTGCAGAAATACTTATTTTTCCTACTGCTATAGGATGGGAGTCGACCGATACCGATGATGAAAAACAGCGTCAGCAGGATGCATGGATTACCCTGCAAAGAGGGCATGCCATAGCAAACGGGTTGCCAGTTGTTTCTGTGAACCGTACCGGATTTGAACCCGATCCGTCAGGAGTAACAAAGGGGATTCAATTTTGGGGAAATAGTTTTGTGTGTGGCCCGCAGGGCGAATTATTGTATAGAGCTCCTGATAATGAGGAGGCTACCCAAATAATTGAGATCAATAAATCTCGTACCGAGAGTGTGCGCCGCTGGTGGCCTTTTTTCAGGGATCGCCGCATTGATGAGTACGGTGGGTTGATTAGGCGCTGGATTGATTGA
- a CDS encoding DUF6600 domain-containing protein, which yields MKALKHPIILAIIALAFTSCYSSQGYVYSQGHDDYGYYGDDYYYDDDRYYGDQDRDGVSFSIFYNELSPHGRWINNHNYGRIWVPRVGRDFHPYATNGYWVMTDYGNTWVSNYSWGWAPFHYGRWFYDDFYGWAWVPGYEWAPAWVSWRSGGGYYGWAPMGPRVNISIHINIPGSYWTFLPSRYMYHRSMHRYYNRYSPTIYNRTTIINNTYIYNDNRYYSGPSARDYERETGRKATVRRLESTNNRSGRSTRVSNNAVNVYRPDANSGRTTSTRPAVSGRSTNSRSSNSNTRVSEGTAPRTGTSSTSRNTTVRPTESTTRSNSSSRSSRSSNSNTRVTEGTAPRTGTSSTSRNTTVRPTESTTRSNSSSSRSATATPQRSTSSSSRSNRESSTVRSTSGSSSRNNSAGTSSSRSSSESSRSGRSSGRR from the coding sequence ATGAAAGCTTTAAAACACCCCATCATTCTAGCAATAATAGCACTGGCTTTTACTTCTTGCTATTCTTCACAAGGATATGTGTATTCGCAAGGACACGATGATTATGGTTATTACGGGGATGATTACTATTACGATGATGATCGTTATTACGGGGACCAAGATAGAGACGGCGTTAGCTTCAGTATATTTTACAATGAGCTGAGTCCTCACGGCAGATGGATCAACAATCACAACTACGGCCGAATTTGGGTTCCAAGAGTTGGAAGAGATTTCCACCCCTATGCCACCAACGGTTATTGGGTAATGACTGATTACGGCAACACCTGGGTTTCCAACTACTCATGGGGATGGGCGCCTTTCCATTACGGACGATGGTTCTATGATGATTTCTACGGATGGGCATGGGTTCCGGGTTACGAGTGGGCACCTGCATGGGTCAGCTGGAGAAGCGGAGGCGGTTATTACGGTTGGGCTCCGATGGGTCCGAGGGTAAACATCAGCATCCATATAAATATTCCGGGCAGCTACTGGACATTCCTGCCTTCCAGATATATGTATCACCGCAGTATGCACAGGTACTATAACAGATACAGCCCCACAATATACAATCGGACAACCATTATCAACAATACTTACATATATAACGATAACCGTTATTACAGCGGGCCAAGCGCAAGAGACTACGAACGCGAAACAGGAAGGAAAGCTACGGTGCGACGGCTTGAAAGCACTAACAACCGTTCAGGCAGATCTACCAGAGTAAGTAATAACGCGGTAAATGTTTATCGTCCCGATGCAAACAGCGGCAGAACCACAAGTACAAGGCCTGCAGTTAGCGGTAGGAGTACAAACAGCAGAAGCAGCAATAGCAATACCAGGGTTTCGGAAGGGACAGCTCCGCGTACCGGTACATCATCAACGAGTCGTAACACTACAGTCAGGCCAACGGAGAGTACCACTAGAAGTAATTCGTCCAGCAGAAGTAGCAGAAGTAGCAATAGCAATACCAGGGTTACGGAAGGGACAGCTCCGCGTACCGGTACATCATCAACGAGTCGTAACACTACAGTCAGGCCAACGGAGAGTACCACTAGAAGTAATTCGTCCAGCAGCAGAAGCGCCACGGCAACACCTCAAAGGTCCACCTCTTCTTCATCAAGAAGCAATAGGGAGAGCAGTACGGTAAGGTCTACTTCCGGCTCCTCAAGCAGGAACAACAGCGCGGGCACTTCATCCTCAAGGAGCAGTAGTGAGAGCAGTAGATCCGGCAGATCCTCCGGACGCAGGTAA
- the rsxA gene encoding electron transport complex subunit RsxA produces MEYIGIIIVAIFVNNVVFSQFLGICPFLGVSKKVDTAIGMGLAVTFVLTIATLVTFLLQKGILEPAGLEYLQTISFILVIAALVQMVEIVLKKISPALYQALGVYLPLITTNCVILGVAILVIQKDYSLLESVIYAVATAVGYAMALIIFSSIREQMAITKIPKAMKGIPIALITAGIIAMAFMGFSGIDQVFK; encoded by the coding sequence ATGGAATATATTGGAATTATAATAGTCGCCATCTTTGTAAACAATGTTGTCTTTTCCCAGTTCTTGGGGATATGCCCATTCCTGGGTGTGTCGAAGAAGGTAGACACGGCAATAGGTATGGGCCTTGCTGTTACTTTTGTGCTGACCATTGCCACTCTTGTAACATTTCTCCTTCAAAAAGGAATTCTTGAACCTGCCGGGCTCGAATATTTACAGACCATCTCTTTTATCCTTGTAATTGCTGCCCTGGTACAGATGGTTGAGATTGTTCTAAAGAAAATTTCACCTGCTCTTTACCAGGCTTTGGGAGTTTATCTGCCGTTAATAACTACAAACTGTGTTATTCTGGGCGTAGCCATACTGGTTATACAGAAAGATTACAGCCTGTTGGAATCGGTGATCTATGCAGTCGCCACTGCCGTTGGTTATGCCATGGCATTAATAATATTTTCAAGTATCCGGGAACAGATGGCTATCACCAAAATACCCAAAGCTATGAAAGGTATACCCATTGCACTCATAACAGCGGGTATAATTGCCATGGCCTTTATGGGATTTTCGGGAATTGACCAGGTATTTAAGTAA
- a CDS encoding RnfABCDGE type electron transport complex subunit E: MNKQIKVLFNGIIKENPTFVLLLGMCPTLATTSSAINGMSMGLATMFVLICSNAVISMLKNLIPDMVRIPAFIVVIATFVTIIEMLMNAYVPALADSLGIFIPLIVVNCIVLGRAESFASKNGVIPSVFDGLGQGLGFTLSLTVLGALRELLGTGKIFSLNIYPEKFGSLIFVLAPGAFIVLGYLIAAFNKLQHKEETN, encoded by the coding sequence ATGAATAAGCAGATAAAAGTACTTTTCAACGGAATTATTAAGGAAAACCCCACGTTTGTATTGCTGCTGGGGATGTGCCCCACGCTGGCAACCACAAGCTCCGCCATAAACGGAATGAGCATGGGTCTGGCAACGATGTTTGTACTGATATGCTCAAACGCTGTCATATCGATGCTAAAAAACCTGATTCCCGATATGGTGCGTATTCCCGCCTTTATTGTGGTTATAGCCACTTTCGTAACCATCATAGAGATGCTAATGAATGCCTATGTCCCTGCATTGGCCGACAGCCTTGGCATATTTATACCACTTATCGTTGTAAACTGTATTGTTCTTGGCCGTGCCGAGTCGTTCGCATCAAAGAACGGTGTTATACCTTCTGTTTTCGATGGCTTGGGGCAGGGATTGGGTTTTACACTCTCGCTAACGGTATTGGGTGCACTAAGGGAGCTGCTTGGTACCGGAAAGATTTTCTCTCTCAACATCTACCCCGAGAAGTTCGGTTCCCTTATCTTTGTACTTGCACCGGGTGCCTTTATTGTGCTGGGATATCTTATCGCCGCCTTCAATAAACTTCAACATAAGGAAGAAACAAACTAA
- a CDS encoding RnfABCDGE type electron transport complex subunit G, producing the protein MAKLQSTFKNMFLSLSIICLTVAVLLAQVNKMTAKPIAEAKAMKLQNAISEVVPEFDNDPVAEAYLMADGLGDSLIVYPAKRGEEIVGYALNTFSNNGFGGNIQIMVGFDMDNKIVNYSVLQHAETPGLGSKMSDWFKDITKPSQSILGRDLSQGLLAVTKDGGNVDAITASTITSRAFIEAVNRAYSAYKGSKEDAMSGATEAAADNKKENSEEGGANNE; encoded by the coding sequence ATGGCTAAATTACAATCAACATTCAAAAATATGTTCCTTTCGCTCTCAATTATATGCCTCACGGTAGCCGTGCTGCTGGCGCAAGTGAACAAGATGACCGCGAAACCTATTGCCGAAGCAAAAGCTATGAAGCTTCAAAACGCAATCAGCGAGGTAGTACCGGAGTTCGACAACGATCCTGTAGCTGAGGCTTATCTGATGGCTGACGGCCTGGGCGACTCTCTTATTGTGTATCCGGCAAAGCGGGGCGAAGAGATTGTTGGTTACGCTTTGAACACCTTTTCCAACAACGGTTTCGGCGGAAACATCCAGATCATGGTTGGGTTCGATATGGATAACAAAATTGTGAACTACTCGGTACTGCAGCATGCAGAGACACCGGGACTGGGATCGAAGATGTCGGACTGGTTCAAAGATATCACCAAACCGTCACAGTCCATACTGGGCCGTGATCTGTCACAGGGACTGCTGGCCGTGACAAAAGACGGTGGCAATGTGGATGCCATCACGGCATCTACCATCACCTCAAGGGCGTTTATAGAAGCAGTAAACAGGGCCTATTCGGCATACAAGGGAAGTAAGGAAGATGCAATGTCGGGTGCCACCGAGGCAGCCGCCGATAATAAAAAGGAAAACTCAGAGGAGGGAGGCGCGAACAATGAATAA
- a CDS encoding RnfABCDGE type electron transport complex subunit D: MENKLVVSPSPHVHSGDNIQKNMYGVLIALIPAFIVALYFFRLDALIITACSVLFCMGFEYLIVRFIMKKEPSIFDGSAIITGVLLAFNVPSNLPVWILALGCLFAIGVVKLSFGGLGNNIFNPAIAGRIFLLISFPAQMTTWPSPVTATSVDAVSSATVLGVLKHSPESLPTIMEMFLGIESGSLGEMSAVALLIGLIYLLCKKIITWHIPISIMAVVAIFTGILYIFNPIPMYNPLIHLFSGGLMLGAIFMATDYVTSPMTKRGMLIYGAGIGVITVVIRLWGAYPEGVSFAILLMNAFTPLINNYTTPKRFGEAVKHG, encoded by the coding sequence ATGGAAAATAAATTGGTTGTCTCACCATCGCCACACGTACATAGCGGAGACAATATTCAAAAAAACATGTATGGCGTGCTCATCGCCCTTATACCGGCGTTCATTGTTGCGCTTTATTTCTTCCGGTTGGATGCGCTAATTATCACAGCCTGTTCGGTACTGTTTTGCATGGGGTTTGAATATCTCATTGTCAGGTTTATAATGAAGAAAGAGCCATCTATTTTCGACGGCTCGGCAATTATCACCGGAGTACTGCTGGCATTTAACGTGCCATCTAACCTTCCGGTATGGATTCTTGCTCTTGGATGCCTTTTCGCCATTGGTGTGGTTAAATTATCGTTTGGCGGGTTGGGCAACAACATCTTCAATCCGGCAATTGCAGGACGTATCTTTCTTCTGATATCATTTCCTGCTCAGATGACCACATGGCCATCTCCCGTGACAGCCACATCCGTTGATGCAGTAAGTTCGGCAACTGTGCTGGGAGTATTAAAACACTCTCCCGAATCGTTGCCAACGATTATGGAAATGTTCCTGGGCATAGAATCAGGTTCGCTTGGAGAGATGAGTGCAGTAGCTCTGCTTATCGGCCTCATTTATCTTCTATGTAAAAAAATAATCACCTGGCATATTCCCATATCAATTATGGCTGTAGTTGCAATTTTTACAGGCATTCTATATATTTTCAATCCCATACCCATGTACAATCCGCTTATACATCTATTTTCGGGGGGACTGATGCTGGGTGCAATTTTCATGGCCACCGACTACGTGACGTCACCAATGACTAAAAGAGGTATGCTCATATACGGAGCCGGCATAGGAGTAATAACAGTAGTGATACGTCTTTGGGGCGCCTATCCCGAAGGAGTCTCATTTGCAATACTGCTGATGAATGCCTTTACTCCGCTCATCAATAACTACACAACACCAAAACGATTCGGGGAGGCAGTAAAACATGGCTAA